From Paraburkholderia sabiae, a single genomic window includes:
- the lptM gene encoding LPS translocon maturation chaperone LptM — protein sequence MRVVFRTSGTATIAATLAIVAGVALSGCGQRGSLYLPAVPPLPAKPTAQTQPASPDEAKSAADAQGSIPDTSGTPLSLSPDSELRTAPAQPASAASEAQ from the coding sequence ATGCGAGTCGTTTTCCGGACGAGCGGCACGGCCACGATTGCAGCGACTCTGGCTATTGTCGCAGGTGTCGCGCTCAGCGGCTGCGGACAACGCGGCTCGCTCTATCTGCCGGCCGTTCCGCCTCTTCCGGCCAAACCGACTGCACAGACGCAGCCCGCCTCGCCCGACGAAGCGAAATCCGCCGCCGACGCTCAAGGTTCGATTCCCGATACGTCGGGTACGCCGCTGTCCCTGTCGCCCGATTCCGAATTGCGCACTGCGCCTGCCCAACCGGCATCGGCTGCATCCGAAGCTCAATAA
- the ccsB gene encoding c-type cytochrome biogenesis protein CcsB → MDLTQVSSSSRAKPRADTVAHSTPHLPGETLLDDRPFLKRLGLTDWLFALALVAGAGFALSRYHEYMNYYDKLVLVCTVPAMVVLGWRWKPSRLLMACIAVLSLSAIQIYGGDLTRADHAFFLKYFLSSQSAILWMSALFVLATLFYWIGMLSRSPSGSAIGSKMTWVAVLMGFVGLMVRWYESYLIGSDVGHIPISNLYEVFVLFSLITALFYLYYERHYNTRSLGAFVLLVISAAVGFLMWYSISRDAQQIQPLVPALQSWWMKIHVPANFIGYGSFALSAMVGVAYLMKERGVLSDRLPTLDVLDDVMYKSIAVGFAFFTIATILGALWAAEAWGGYWSWDPKETWALIVWLNYAAWLHMRLMKGLRGTVAAWWALTGLLVTSFAFLGVNMFLSGLHSYGKL, encoded by the coding sequence ATGGACCTGACTCAAGTTTCCTCATCTTCGCGCGCCAAGCCGCGCGCCGATACGGTGGCTCATTCGACCCCGCATCTGCCTGGCGAGACGTTGCTGGACGACCGTCCATTCCTGAAGCGCCTCGGTCTGACCGACTGGCTGTTCGCGCTGGCGCTGGTCGCGGGCGCGGGGTTCGCGCTGTCGCGCTACCACGAGTACATGAATTACTACGACAAGCTGGTGCTGGTGTGCACGGTGCCCGCGATGGTCGTGCTCGGCTGGCGCTGGAAGCCTTCCCGTCTGCTGATGGCGTGCATTGCCGTGCTGTCGCTCTCGGCGATCCAGATCTACGGCGGCGATCTGACTCGCGCCGATCACGCGTTCTTCCTCAAGTATTTCCTCTCGAGCCAGTCGGCCATCCTCTGGATGAGCGCGCTCTTCGTGCTCGCCACGCTGTTCTACTGGATCGGCATGCTGTCGCGTTCGCCGTCGGGCAGCGCGATCGGTTCGAAGATGACGTGGGTCGCGGTGCTGATGGGTTTCGTCGGCCTGATGGTGCGCTGGTACGAGTCGTATCTGATCGGCTCGGACGTCGGGCACATTCCCATCTCGAACCTGTACGAAGTGTTCGTGCTGTTCAGCCTGATCACCGCGCTGTTCTATCTGTACTACGAGCGGCACTACAACACGCGCTCGCTCGGCGCGTTCGTGCTGCTGGTGATCAGCGCGGCCGTCGGCTTCCTGATGTGGTACTCGATCTCGCGCGACGCGCAGCAGATCCAGCCGCTCGTCCCCGCGCTGCAAAGCTGGTGGATGAAGATTCACGTGCCGGCAAACTTCATCGGCTACGGCAGCTTTGCGCTGTCGGCGATGGTCGGCGTCGCGTATCTGATGAAGGAGCGAGGCGTGCTGTCCGACCGGCTGCCGACGCTCGATGTGCTCGACGACGTGATGTACAAATCGATCGCCGTCGGCTTCGCGTTCTTCACGATCGCGACGATTCTCGGCGCGCTGTGGGCCGCGGAAGCATGGGGCGGCTACTGGAGCTGGGACCCGAAGGAAACGTGGGCGCTGATCGTCTGGCTGAACTACGCGGCGTGGCTGCACATGCGGCTGATGAAGGGCCTGCGCGGCACGGTGGCGGCGTGGTGGGCGCTGACGGGCCTGCTCGTGACGAGCTTCGCGTTCCTCGGCGTCAACATGTTCCTGTCGGGGCTGCATAGCTACGGCAAGCTGTAA
- the yihA gene encoding ribosome biogenesis GTP-binding protein YihA/YsxC, whose protein sequence is MSSFLLHQARFFTTVNHLRDLPPSTQPEVAFAGRSNAGKSTAINILCNQKRLAFASKTPGRTQHINYFSVGPADEPIANLVDLPGYGYAEVPGAAKAHWEQLLSSYLQTRSQLRGMILMMDSRRPLTELDRRMIEWFAPTGKPIHTLLTKCDKLTRQESVNALRATKKGLDEYRAAGYQGELSAQLFSALKRIGLDEAHELIESWIAPDLAGDSVDPAAAE, encoded by the coding sequence ATGTCGTCTTTCCTGCTCCACCAAGCCCGCTTCTTCACGACCGTCAATCATTTGCGCGATCTTCCGCCTTCGACGCAGCCAGAGGTCGCTTTCGCCGGGCGGTCGAACGCGGGGAAGTCGACGGCCATCAACATCCTCTGCAACCAGAAGCGGCTCGCATTCGCCAGTAAGACGCCTGGGCGCACACAGCACATCAACTATTTCTCGGTCGGGCCGGCGGACGAACCCATCGCGAATCTCGTCGACCTGCCCGGCTACGGCTACGCCGAAGTGCCCGGTGCGGCCAAGGCGCATTGGGAGCAGTTGCTGTCGAGCTATCTGCAAACGCGTTCGCAGCTGCGCGGCATGATCCTGATGATGGACTCGCGCCGGCCGCTCACGGAACTGGATCGGCGGATGATCGAGTGGTTCGCGCCGACGGGCAAGCCGATTCACACTTTGCTCACCAAGTGCGACAAATTGACCCGGCAAGAGAGCGTGAACGCGCTGCGCGCAACGAAGAAAGGGTTGGATGAATATCGCGCGGCGGGTTATCAGGGCGAACTGAGCGCCCAGCTCTTTTCGGCGCTCAAGCGGATTGGCCTCGATGAGGCGCACGAACTGATCGAAAGCTGGATCGCGCCCGATCTGGCGGGCGATTCCGTCGATCCCGCCGCTGCAGAATAA
- a CDS encoding cytochrome c biogenesis protein ResB — translation MSVTTSGLEVKSRQRFVRTSVELLSSMRFAISLLVILSIASIIGTVLTQDDPYPNYVNQFGPFWADIFRSLSLYNVYSAWWFMLILGFLVVSVSLCVIRNTPKMIADTKSWKDKVREGSLRAFHHKGEFAVPNATRAQAAGTLGKLSTKLGYKFVTRESEGATLIAAKRGALTKLGYISAHLAIVIICIGGLLDSNLPIKLQMWLFDKTPIRSNTVINDIPPEHRLAQGNPTFRGYAWVPEGQHVSTAILNQQDGSLIQDLPFSIELKKFIVDYYTTGMPKLFASDIVVIDHKTGERIPARVEVNKPFEYDGVSIYQSSFQDGGSQMQMTAWPMTGSNIKTEPFNGEIGGSKVLGASIPGADGQTVEFADFRAINVENISNGNGQNDARGVAAHQSLKEAFDERLGSGAKTSKPVDLRNVGPSVQYKVRDKDGQAREYNNYMLPVDVSGERVFLAGMRANPDDAFRYLRIPADAGGTVNEWMHIRSALEDPAVRAQAARDFALRSVQSNAELQQHLEESASRVLTLFAGDDATLGKAVNGQKVGGFQAIAAFIDRSVPKGEQEKAAGLLLRMLEGSMWDVWQIARKQAGEPPATADANTSRFVQSSINAISDSFLYGSPVYLQLDSFKQVQASVFQLTRAPGKKVVYLGSLLLVLGIFSMFYVRERRLWFWLKDADRGVNVVMAMSTARKTFDFEKEFLQTRDAVGAALGGKPVDADSAREAKNADHATSEASADSTDSTR, via the coding sequence ATGAGCGTCACCACGTCGGGTCTGGAAGTGAAGTCGCGTCAGCGCTTCGTGCGCACGTCGGTCGAATTGCTGAGTTCGATGCGCTTTGCAATTTCGTTGCTCGTGATCCTGTCGATCGCGAGCATCATCGGCACAGTTCTTACGCAGGACGACCCGTATCCGAACTACGTGAACCAGTTCGGGCCGTTCTGGGCCGACATCTTCCGCTCGCTGAGCCTGTACAACGTGTACAGCGCGTGGTGGTTCATGCTGATCCTCGGCTTTCTGGTCGTGTCGGTCTCGCTGTGCGTGATCCGCAACACGCCGAAGATGATCGCGGACACGAAGAGCTGGAAGGACAAGGTCCGCGAAGGCAGCCTGCGCGCGTTCCATCACAAGGGCGAGTTCGCGGTGCCGAACGCGACGCGCGCGCAAGCTGCGGGCACGCTCGGCAAGCTCTCGACGAAGCTCGGCTACAAGTTCGTGACGCGCGAAAGCGAAGGCGCGACGCTGATCGCGGCGAAGCGTGGCGCGCTGACCAAGCTCGGCTACATCTCCGCGCACCTGGCGATCGTCATCATCTGTATCGGCGGGCTGCTGGACAGCAATCTGCCTATCAAGCTGCAGATGTGGCTGTTCGACAAGACGCCGATCCGCAGTAACACCGTCATCAACGACATTCCGCCCGAGCATCGGCTGGCGCAGGGCAATCCGACGTTCCGCGGCTATGCGTGGGTGCCCGAAGGCCAGCACGTGTCGACGGCGATCCTGAACCAGCAGGACGGCTCGCTGATCCAGGACCTGCCGTTTTCGATCGAACTGAAGAAGTTCATCGTCGATTACTACACGACGGGCATGCCGAAGCTCTTCGCGAGCGACATCGTCGTGATCGATCACAAGACGGGCGAGCGCATTCCGGCGCGCGTCGAAGTGAACAAGCCGTTCGAGTACGACGGCGTGTCGATCTATCAATCGAGCTTTCAGGACGGCGGTTCGCAGATGCAGATGACGGCCTGGCCGATGACGGGCAGCAACATCAAGACCGAACCGTTCAACGGTGAGATCGGCGGCTCGAAGGTGCTGGGCGCGTCGATTCCCGGCGCCGATGGCCAGACCGTCGAATTCGCCGATTTCCGCGCGATCAACGTCGAGAACATTTCGAACGGCAACGGCCAGAACGACGCTCGTGGCGTCGCGGCGCATCAGTCGCTGAAAGAAGCCTTCGACGAGCGGCTCGGCTCCGGCGCGAAGACGTCGAAGCCGGTCGACCTGCGCAACGTGGGCCCGTCGGTCCAGTACAAGGTGCGCGACAAGGACGGCCAGGCGCGCGAGTACAACAACTACATGCTGCCCGTCGACGTGAGCGGCGAGCGCGTGTTTCTCGCCGGCATGCGTGCCAATCCGGACGACGCGTTCCGCTACCTGCGCATTCCCGCCGACGCCGGCGGCACCGTCAACGAGTGGATGCACATCCGCTCGGCGCTCGAAGATCCGGCGGTGCGCGCCCAGGCGGCGCGCGATTTCGCGCTGCGCTCGGTGCAGTCGAACGCGGAACTGCAGCAGCATCTGGAAGAAAGCGCATCGCGCGTGCTGACGCTCTTCGCCGGCGACGACGCGACGCTCGGCAAGGCGGTCAATGGTCAGAAGGTTGGTGGCTTCCAGGCGATCGCCGCGTTCATCGACCGCTCCGTCCCCAAGGGCGAGCAGGAGAAGGCGGCAGGACTCTTGCTTCGTATGCTGGAGGGATCGATGTGGGACGTCTGGCAGATCGCGCGCAAGCAGGCGGGAGAACCGCCCGCAACGGCTGACGCCAACACGAGCCGCTTCGTCCAGAGCTCGATCAACGCGATATCCGACAGCTTTCTGTACGGTTCGCCCGTCTATTTGCAGCTTGACTCCTTCAAGCAGGTGCAAGCTTCGGTATTTCAGTTGACGCGCGCGCCGGGCAAAAAAGTCGTGTATCTTGGCAGCCTGCTCCTCGTGTTGGGCATCTTTTCGATGTTCTACGTCCGCGAGCGGCGCCTGTGGTTCTGGCTCAAGGACGCGGACCGCGGCGTGAACGTAGTGATGGCGATGTCGACGGCGCGCAAGACGTTCGATTTCGAAAAGGAATTCCTCCAGACGCGCGATGCGGTGGGCGCGGCGCTGGGCGGCAAGCCAGTCGATGCCGATTCCGCCCGCGAGGCAAAGAACGCCGACCACGCAACGAGCGAGGCGTCCGCAGATTCAACCGATTCGACCCGGTAA
- the msrQ gene encoding protein-methionine-sulfoxide reductase heme-binding subunit MsrQ, with product MGTDTTRTMAARADANAAKRAATPRKTNAGAAANGWIVPAKIAVFAAALYPLARIVLFGFTGGLGANPIEFITRSTGLWTLVFICITLAVTPVRKLTGWNALLRFRRMLGLYAFFYGALHFTTYFWFDKWFDLAEIVKDIGKRPFITVGFAAFMLLIPLAVTSPKAMVRKLGRRWQTLHRAIYLIAALAILHFWWMKAGKHDLILPKIYGAIVIALLGWRLVIWARDRIRARS from the coding sequence ATGGGAACCGACACGACACGAACTATGGCGGCGCGAGCGGACGCCAACGCGGCGAAGCGTGCCGCTACACCGCGCAAGACGAACGCAGGCGCAGCCGCGAACGGCTGGATCGTGCCCGCGAAGATCGCCGTATTCGCCGCGGCGCTGTATCCGCTCGCGCGCATCGTGCTGTTCGGCTTCACGGGCGGCCTCGGCGCGAATCCGATCGAATTCATCACGCGATCGACGGGCTTGTGGACGCTCGTGTTCATCTGCATCACGCTCGCTGTGACGCCGGTGCGCAAGCTGACAGGCTGGAACGCGTTGCTGCGCTTTCGCCGGATGCTCGGCCTCTACGCGTTCTTTTACGGCGCGCTGCATTTCACGACGTACTTCTGGTTCGACAAGTGGTTCGATCTCGCCGAGATCGTGAAAGACATCGGCAAGCGACCGTTCATCACGGTGGGCTTCGCAGCGTTCATGCTGCTGATTCCGCTGGCCGTCACGTCGCCGAAAGCGATGGTGCGCAAGCTTGGCCGTCGCTGGCAGACGCTGCACCGCGCGATCTACCTGATCGCGGCGCTCGCGATCCTGCATTTCTGGTGGATGAAGGCGGGCAAGCACGATCTGATCTTGCCGAAGATTTACGGTGCAATCGTGATCGCGCTACTGGGATGGCGTCTGGTTATCTGGGCGCGCGACCGGATTCGTGCGAGAAGCTGA
- the lysA gene encoding diaminopimelate decarboxylase, with translation MTQSAFAYTDGVLHAEGVSAVSLAEQFGTPLYVYSRDALTKAWHAYADACAGRRATVHVAVKANSNLAVLNLFARMGAGFDIVSGGELARVLAAGGKAENTVFSGVGKSVAEMREALAAGVKCFNVESIPELDRLNAVAGEMGKTAPVSLRVNPDVDAKTHPYISTGLKSNKFGVAFDDARATYRAAAAMKHLDVVGIDCHIGSQITEVAPYLDAVDKLLELVDQIEADGVKIKHVDVGGGLGITYDDETPPDIGDFVRTLLDRIEARGHGHREVYFEPGRSLVGNAGMLLTRVEFLKPGAEKNFAIVDAAMNDLARPAMYEAYHAIEPVVQRDGDKHVYDIVGPVCESGDWLGRDRELAVEPGDLLAILSAGAYGFAMSSNYNTRGRAAEVMVDGDKAYVVRKREEVKDLFAGETVLPK, from the coding sequence ATGACTCAATCCGCTTTTGCTTACACCGACGGCGTACTGCACGCTGAAGGCGTGTCCGCCGTGTCGCTTGCCGAGCAGTTCGGCACGCCGCTCTACGTCTACTCGCGCGACGCGCTGACCAAAGCGTGGCACGCATACGCCGACGCATGCGCTGGCCGCCGCGCCACCGTGCACGTCGCCGTCAAGGCGAACAGCAACCTGGCCGTGCTGAACCTGTTCGCGCGCATGGGCGCAGGGTTCGACATCGTGTCGGGCGGCGAACTGGCGCGTGTGCTGGCGGCGGGCGGCAAAGCGGAAAACACGGTGTTTTCCGGCGTCGGCAAGAGCGTCGCGGAAATGCGCGAAGCGCTCGCGGCCGGCGTGAAGTGCTTCAACGTCGAATCGATTCCTGAACTCGACCGCCTCAATGCGGTTGCGGGCGAAATGGGCAAGACGGCGCCCGTGTCGCTGCGCGTGAATCCCGATGTCGACGCGAAGACGCATCCGTATATTTCGACGGGCCTCAAGTCGAACAAATTCGGTGTCGCGTTCGACGACGCGCGCGCCACGTATCGCGCCGCCGCGGCGATGAAGCATCTCGACGTGGTCGGCATCGATTGCCATATCGGTTCGCAGATCACGGAAGTCGCGCCGTATCTCGATGCCGTCGACAAGCTGCTCGAACTCGTCGATCAGATCGAAGCGGACGGCGTGAAGATCAAGCATGTCGACGTAGGCGGCGGTCTCGGCATCACGTACGACGATGAAACGCCGCCCGACATCGGCGACTTCGTGCGCACGCTGCTCGACCGGATCGAAGCGCGCGGCCACGGTCATCGCGAAGTGTATTTCGAGCCGGGTCGCTCGCTGGTCGGCAACGCAGGCATGCTGCTCACGCGCGTCGAATTCCTCAAGCCCGGTGCTGAGAAGAACTTTGCGATCGTCGACGCTGCGATGAACGACCTCGCGCGTCCCGCGATGTACGAGGCGTATCACGCAATCGAACCCGTCGTGCAGCGTGACGGCGACAAGCATGTCTACGACATCGTCGGTCCCGTTTGCGAGAGCGGCGACTGGCTCGGCCGCGACCGCGAACTCGCCGTCGAACCCGGTGATCTGCTCGCCATCCTTTCGGCAGGCGCGTACGGTTTCGCGATGAGCTCGAACTACAACACGCGTGGCCGTGCGGCCGAAGTGATGGTCGACGGAGACAAGGCGTACGTCGTGCGCAAACGCGAGGAAGTGAAGGATCTGTTCGCGGGCGAGACGGTTCTGCCGAAATAA
- the msrP gene encoding protein-methionine-sulfoxide reductase catalytic subunit MsrP, giving the protein MWIKRSDRSQLYGDDIARSEITPQRVFENRRRILQAAGAVALGGLIGVHGEAFAEYPAQDPKAQKLGAKTNPKFVVTDKVTPYKDITTYNNYYEFGTDKSDPAHNAGSLRARPWKVSVEGEVKNAKVYDIDELLKLAPLEERVYRLRCVEGWSMAIPWIGIPLSEVIKRAQPTANAKYVQFITLADPSQMPGLSEPILEWPYSEGLRMDEAMNPLTLLTMGVYGQVLPNQNGAPVRIIVPWKYGFKSAKSLVKIRFVDKQPPTSWNTYAPNEYGFYSNVNPNVDHPRWSQATERRIGEDGFFTPKRKTLMYNGYGDLVASMYQGMDLKKNF; this is encoded by the coding sequence ATGTGGATCAAGCGAAGCGACCGGAGCCAACTGTATGGCGACGACATCGCGCGCAGCGAAATTACGCCGCAACGCGTGTTCGAGAATCGCCGGCGAATCTTGCAGGCGGCGGGCGCGGTCGCGCTCGGCGGACTGATCGGTGTGCACGGCGAGGCGTTCGCCGAGTATCCGGCGCAGGACCCGAAGGCGCAGAAGCTCGGCGCGAAGACCAATCCGAAGTTCGTCGTCACCGACAAGGTCACGCCGTACAAGGACATCACCACCTACAACAACTACTACGAGTTCGGCACCGACAAGAGCGACCCGGCGCACAACGCAGGTTCGTTGCGGGCGCGTCCGTGGAAGGTGAGTGTCGAAGGCGAGGTGAAGAACGCGAAGGTCTACGACATCGACGAATTGCTGAAGCTCGCGCCGCTCGAAGAGCGCGTGTACAGGCTGCGTTGCGTCGAGGGCTGGTCGATGGCGATTCCGTGGATCGGCATTCCGCTGTCGGAAGTGATCAAGCGCGCGCAGCCGACGGCCAACGCAAAGTATGTGCAGTTCATCACGCTCGCCGATCCGTCGCAGATGCCCGGTTTGTCCGAGCCGATTCTCGAATGGCCTTATTCCGAAGGCTTGCGGATGGACGAAGCGATGAACCCGCTGACGCTGCTGACGATGGGCGTTTACGGTCAGGTGCTGCCGAATCAAAACGGCGCGCCCGTGCGGATCATCGTGCCGTGGAAGTACGGCTTCAAGAGCGCGAAGTCGCTGGTGAAGATCCGCTTCGTCGACAAGCAGCCGCCGACCAGCTGGAACACCTACGCGCCGAATGAATACGGCTTCTATTCGAACGTGAATCCGAACGTCGATCACCCGCGCTGGAGTCAGGCGACGGAACGGCGCATCGGTGAGGACGGCTTTTTCACGCCGAAGCGCAAGACGCTGATGTACAACGGCTACGGCGATCTGGTCGCGTCGATGTATCAGGGCATGGACCTGAAGAAGAACTTCTGA
- a CDS encoding c-type cytochrome, which produces MNRLGKFLVVLHTAAGLSGLAAQARAADQTKPDLNRGQAIAAQVCASCHGADGNSAGGAYPKLAGQHPEYLVKQLKDFKTQAGAKQAARNNAIMAGMAAALTDQDMVNVAAYFASQAPKPGYAHNKDTVPLGQKIYRAGVADKGVPACASCHGPTGQGIPSQYPRISGQWSDYTVAQLNAFTQGPGARNNNEAMHAIASRLSDSEIKAVADYIAGLH; this is translated from the coding sequence ATGAATCGACTGGGCAAGTTTCTGGTGGTGCTTCACACAGCAGCAGGTCTTTCAGGTTTGGCAGCACAGGCAAGAGCGGCAGATCAGACAAAGCCGGATTTGAATCGGGGGCAGGCAATCGCAGCGCAGGTATGCGCTTCGTGTCACGGTGCAGATGGCAACAGCGCGGGCGGCGCCTATCCCAAGCTTGCCGGGCAACATCCCGAATATCTCGTCAAGCAACTCAAGGACTTCAAGACGCAAGCCGGCGCCAAGCAGGCCGCTCGCAACAATGCGATCATGGCAGGCATGGCGGCAGCGTTGACCGATCAGGACATGGTCAACGTGGCGGCGTACTTTGCGTCACAGGCACCGAAGCCGGGTTACGCGCACAACAAGGACACGGTGCCCCTCGGGCAGAAGATTTATCGCGCGGGCGTCGCCGATAAGGGCGTGCCGGCCTGCGCGAGCTGTCACGGGCCGACGGGTCAGGGCATTCCGTCGCAGTATCCGCGCATCTCGGGGCAATGGTCGGATTACACCGTGGCACAGTTGAACGCGTTCACGCAGGGGCCGGGCGCGCGCAACAACAACGAAGCGATGCACGCCATTGCATCCCGCCTGTCGGATAGCGAGATCAAGGCTGTCGCCGATTACATCGCGGGCTTGCATTAA